One segment of Acidobacteriota bacterium DNA contains the following:
- a CDS encoding TAXI family TRAP transporter solute-binding subunit, translating to MIRFQPTLLRSGLLLALAITLVGCAGESSDGSVTASTESSNERHFLSIGTAPPGGAFFPVGSAIAETLNDHPIDGTWDVTAEATKGTQENIRRLRSGELDLAMANSAISYFASRGSDGWDAVYDVRAVATIAPNVAMFISLAGSDVTTVADLAGRRVVVGPEGAGFEYFIRPLLAAHDLTYDDFSPLYGTQTAAVDMLSDRSAAAAFLGGAVPTASITQASSSQEIHFVPFDDEAKQSLMDAYPFFRPATIPAETYRGQTKAYEGLDVGSMHLITYASVDEDLVYRLTRSIYENRAEIAAKHPAGKAINPKNAIRDTGIDFHPGAIRFYKEIGVWPEDR from the coding sequence ATGATTCGATTCCAACCTACCTTGCTGCGTTCGGGTCTGCTCCTGGCTCTCGCCATCACACTTGTGGGCTGCGCGGGCGAGTCGAGCGATGGATCCGTCACCGCATCGACCGAATCCAGTAACGAACGTCACTTCTTGAGTATCGGTACGGCCCCTCCCGGCGGAGCGTTCTTTCCCGTCGGCAGCGCGATTGCCGAGACGCTCAACGACCACCCCATCGACGGGACATGGGATGTGACCGCCGAGGCCACGAAGGGAACTCAGGAAAATATCCGTCGATTGCGTAGTGGTGAGCTGGACCTGGCGATGGCCAACTCCGCCATCAGTTATTTCGCCAGCCGGGGGAGCGACGGGTGGGATGCGGTCTACGACGTGCGGGCCGTCGCGACGATTGCCCCCAATGTCGCCATGTTCATCTCGCTTGCAGGCTCGGATGTGACGACCGTCGCCGATCTGGCCGGTCGCCGAGTCGTCGTCGGTCCGGAGGGCGCGGGCTTCGAATACTTCATCCGTCCGCTGCTTGCGGCCCACGACCTGACCTACGACGATTTCTCGCCGTTGTACGGGACGCAGACCGCTGCCGTCGACATGCTCTCGGACAGATCCGCGGCTGCCGCATTCCTCGGCGGCGCCGTACCGACGGCGTCGATCACTCAGGCCAGCAGTTCTCAGGAGATCCATTTCGTACCCTTCGACGACGAGGCGAAGCAGTCGTTGATGGACGCCTATCCGTTCTTTCGACCGGCGACGATTCCGGCGGAAACCTATCGCGGACAGACGAAAGCGTATGAGGGCCTCGATGTAGGCTCGATGCACCTGATTACGTATGCCAGCGTCGATGAGGATCTCGTCTATCGACTCACTCGATCGATCTACGAAAACCGGGCGGAGATCGCCGCCAAGCATCCCGCCGGCAAGGCGATCAACCCGAAGAACGCCATCCGTGACACGGGAATCGATTTTCACCCCGGTGCCATCCGCTTCTACAAAGAGATCGGTGTCTGGCCCGAGGATCGTTGA
- a CDS encoding GNAT family N-acetyltransferase — translation MNLNDLRFRNATPADIETLSDIARRAKAVWGYPAAWMEAWRDQLTIQARELEQDDIRVATLADAIVGFVSVGRVDEASKTEGRSVGEICHMWIDPENQRGGLGRAVFDEALCICRDRGYELLRIDSDPNAIGFYMKMGCRVIGTVSADVLGLPRSLPLLELDLTLTPRRD, via the coding sequence ATGAATCTGAACGACCTGCGATTCCGCAACGCGACACCCGCCGACATCGAAACCCTCAGCGATATCGCCCGGCGGGCGAAGGCGGTCTGGGGATACCCCGCAGCGTGGATGGAGGCATGGCGAGATCAGTTGACCATCCAGGCACGCGAGCTCGAGCAAGACGACATCCGCGTCGCCACATTGGCTGATGCGATCGTTGGCTTCGTCTCCGTCGGTCGTGTCGATGAGGCGTCGAAGACGGAGGGTCGCTCCGTCGGCGAGATCTGCCACATGTGGATCGATCCTGAGAATCAGCGAGGGGGTCTAGGGCGTGCGGTGTTCGACGAAGCGCTCTGCATCTGTCGAGATCGCGGCTATGAACTTCTGCGAATCGATTCGGATCCCAACGCCATCGGGTTCTACATGAAGATGGGCTGCCGAGTCATCGGAACCGTGTCGGCAGACGTGCTGGGACTGCCCCGCT
- a CDS encoding TRAP transporter fused permease subunit, whose product MSTSSSMMGNLQRVLAATLCLFVLKEVNYPQLSPQTQLAIFAMLALVLCFIGRPLHPRLKDNVPARTLDIGLALASVFCCGYVVLQGEPLLRRFWTAGQSLGNRAGQETTFDVVIGVVGILLVLEATRRAIGWALPILAVIFIVYAMSGPSLPDWLFPHRGYGIDRIVAQSFLHSQGVFGTALRVMFTYVFLFVLFGALLKQTGATKFIIDLARRLFGGSSGGPAKIAVLSSGLMGSLSGSAVANTATTGTFTIPMMRSSGFRAEVAGGVEAAASSGGALVPPVMGAGAYMMLEIIEPAVTYVEIIRAALIPALLYYLSLFLIVHFQARKIGGAVVATEEDRPAPDRFAGLIFAVGFAGLLTLLFLGYTVFRAVSVAGLAVVVISAMSSQTRLTIRRWLEVLREAGRDVVPLVTAAACVGIVIGVVTLTGIGSKLPSTILDLSQGNLLSALVLIMISSIILGMGLPSAVCYLLMATLIGPVLGQLGVVPLAAHLFIFYFGMMSMVTPPVALAAYAAASIAGSPIMKTALAAFRFALVGFTLPFMFVYRPQLLMLNGDGEMASSGAILGAVVVAVLGILPFAAAIAGYLFGPLARWQRGVLLVAAFSLLIPGPDVSIGGAAVPWLNVVGVGLLLVIGVVNRARRHKT is encoded by the coding sequence TTGAGCACGTCGTCATCGATGATGGGTAATCTTCAGCGTGTGCTCGCGGCGACGCTCTGCCTCTTCGTCCTCAAGGAAGTCAACTACCCCCAGCTCTCGCCCCAGACGCAGCTGGCGATCTTCGCCATGTTGGCGCTTGTGCTGTGCTTCATCGGTCGTCCGCTGCATCCACGGCTGAAGGACAACGTTCCGGCCCGCACGCTCGATATCGGCCTGGCGCTGGCGTCCGTCTTCTGCTGTGGTTACGTCGTCCTGCAGGGGGAACCGCTGCTCCGCAGATTCTGGACGGCCGGCCAGTCCCTCGGGAATCGGGCGGGGCAGGAGACGACGTTCGATGTGGTCATCGGCGTCGTCGGCATCCTGCTCGTGTTGGAGGCCACCCGTCGTGCGATCGGTTGGGCGCTTCCGATCCTCGCCGTGATCTTCATCGTCTATGCGATGAGCGGGCCCTCGCTGCCGGATTGGTTATTCCCCCATCGTGGGTACGGGATCGACCGCATCGTCGCCCAGAGTTTCTTGCACTCTCAGGGCGTTTTCGGAACCGCGCTCAGAGTCATGTTCACGTATGTGTTTCTGTTCGTCCTGTTCGGCGCACTCCTCAAGCAGACCGGTGCGACGAAGTTCATCATCGACCTCGCAAGACGGTTGTTCGGCGGCTCCTCCGGTGGGCCAGCCAAGATCGCTGTCCTCAGTAGTGGCCTGATGGGATCGCTGTCCGGTAGTGCCGTCGCCAACACTGCCACGACCGGTACATTCACAATCCCGATGATGCGTAGTTCGGGGTTCCGCGCCGAGGTCGCCGGGGGTGTGGAGGCCGCGGCCAGCTCCGGAGGAGCGCTGGTTCCCCCGGTCATGGGGGCGGGCGCCTACATGATGCTGGAGATCATCGAACCGGCGGTGACGTATGTGGAGATCATTCGTGCCGCGCTGATTCCCGCATTGCTCTATTACCTTTCGCTATTCCTGATCGTTCACTTCCAGGCGCGTAAGATCGGTGGGGCAGTCGTAGCGACCGAAGAAGATCGTCCGGCTCCTGATCGGTTCGCGGGACTCATCTTTGCCGTCGGTTTCGCAGGGCTGCTGACGTTACTGTTTCTCGGCTACACGGTGTTTCGCGCGGTGAGTGTCGCGGGACTTGCGGTCGTCGTCATCAGCGCTATGAGTTCTCAGACCCGATTGACGATCAGACGCTGGTTGGAGGTTCTACGAGAGGCAGGTCGAGATGTGGTGCCACTGGTCACGGCGGCTGCCTGCGTCGGTATCGTGATCGGCGTGGTGACCCTGACGGGGATCGGCAGCAAACTCCCATCGACGATTCTCGATCTCTCGCAGGGGAACCTGCTGTCGGCGCTCGTGTTGATCATGATCTCGTCCATCATCCTGGGAATGGGCTTGCCATCGGCCGTCTGTTACCTGCTGATGGCGACACTCATCGGCCCGGTGCTGGGGCAGCTGGGCGTCGTTCCGCTCGCGGCCCATCTATTCATCTTCTACTTTGGCATGATGTCGATGGTCACCCCGCCGGTCGCACTTGCCGCGTACGCAGCCGCCTCGATCGCCGGGTCGCCGATCATGAAGACGGCTCTGGCGGCCTTTCGGTTTGCGCTCGTCGGCTTCACGCTGCCGTTCATGTTTGTCTATCGGCCGCAGCTGCTGATGTTGAATGGCGACGGCGAGATGGCGTCCAGTGGGGCGATCCTGGGTGCCGTCGTCGTTGCCGTGCTTGGCATCCTCCCGTTTGCCGCCGCGATCGCCGGTTATCTCTTCGGGCCGCTGGCGCGATGGCAACGAGGCGTACTGCTGGTTGCGGCGTTCTCGCTACTCATTCCCGGACCGGACGTTAGCATCGGAGGCGCAGCCGTACCGTGGCTGAACGTGGTGGGAGTCGGTCTGTTGCTCGTGATCGGTGTCGTGAATCGAGCCCGTCGTCACAAGACGTGA
- a CDS encoding GIY-YIG nuclease family protein, translating into MENANPGAGWWVYLLRCGDGSIYTGITNDLDRRLKSHQAGSASRYTRTRLPVEIVYRESQPDRSNALRREAEIKRFPRARKQRLINGH; encoded by the coding sequence ATGGAGAACGCGAACCCAGGCGCCGGCTGGTGGGTCTACCTGTTGCGATGTGGCGACGGAAGCATCTACACCGGCATCACCAACGATCTGGACCGACGATTGAAGTCACACCAGGCGGGTAGTGCGTCTCGCTACACGAGGACACGTCTGCCGGTGGAAATCGTCTATCGCGAGTCCCAGCCCGACCGGTCGAATGCGCTCCGTCGCGAGGCAGAGATCAAGCGCTTTCCGCGCGCCCGCAAGCAGCGACTGATCAATGGGCACTGA